The following proteins are co-located in the Trichormus variabilis 0441 genome:
- a CDS encoding prolyl oligopeptidase family serine peptidase — protein sequence MPYSEKSLNYPLSHKIDQVDDYHGTLVADPYRWLEDPDSETTRAWIEAQNQVTFAYLGEVSTREKIQQRLNKLWDYEKYGIPFKEGENYFYFKNDGLQNQSVLYTLKSLDSEPRVLLDPNKLSDDGTVALSGLAISDNGKLLAYGIATSGSDWQEWKVIDVETGADFPDHLNWVKFSGASWTNDNQGFFYSRYDEPNEKTKLEDVNYYQKLYYHQLGTPQSEDILIYQRLDQKEWGFNGVVTEDGCYLIISVWLGTDSRNLVFYKDLTNPNTEVVELIDQFEADYSFIDNDESVFYFRTDLDAPRGRVIAIDIANPAKEIWREIIPQAEATLESVNILNNQFIAGYLEDARSQVKIFDLNGTLVRNVELPGLGAVDGFGGKRGDTETFYKFTSFTTPGTIYRYNLVTGKSEVFRETNVDFNPDNYETKQVFYQSQDGTQVPMFITHKKGIQLDGNNPTYLYAYGGFNVSLTPNFSVSMLVWMEMGGVYAMPNIRGGGEYGEEWHQAGMKDKKQNVFDDFIAAAEWLMANNYTKPEKLAIAGGSNGGLLVGACMTQRPELFGAALPAVGVMDMLRFHKFTIGWAWTAEYGSPDNPQEFPAIYAYSPLHNLKSGTAYPATLITTADHDDRVVPAHSFKFAAALQTAHNGNAPVLIRIETKAGHGAGKPTAKIIEEAADKWAFLVRALAVEV from the coding sequence ATGCCCTACTCTGAAAAATCCCTGAACTATCCACTCAGCCACAAAATTGATCAAGTTGATGATTACCACGGTACCTTAGTAGCAGATCCTTATCGTTGGTTAGAAGATCCTGACTCTGAAACAACTAGGGCTTGGATCGAGGCACAAAATCAAGTTACTTTTGCGTATTTGGGCGAAGTTTCGACTAGAGAGAAAATTCAACAACGTCTTAACAAACTTTGGGATTATGAAAAGTATGGAATTCCTTTTAAAGAAGGAGAAAATTATTTTTATTTCAAAAATGATGGCTTGCAAAATCAAAGTGTTCTGTATACGTTGAAATCTCTGGATTCTGAACCAAGAGTTTTACTAGACCCCAACAAACTTTCGGATGATGGGACTGTTGCTCTTTCAGGTTTAGCTATCAGCGATAATGGCAAGCTTTTGGCGTACGGTATAGCAACTTCTGGTTCTGATTGGCAAGAATGGAAGGTTATTGATGTAGAAACTGGTGCAGATTTTCCAGATCATCTCAATTGGGTTAAATTTTCCGGTGCATCTTGGACGAATGATAATCAAGGTTTTTTCTATAGTCGTTATGACGAACCAAATGAAAAAACTAAATTGGAAGATGTTAACTATTACCAAAAGCTATATTATCATCAGTTGGGTACACCGCAATCTGAAGACATACTAATTTACCAACGTCTTGACCAAAAAGAATGGGGTTTTAATGGCGTTGTCACGGAAGATGGTTGCTATCTGATAATTTCAGTTTGGTTGGGTACTGATTCCAGAAATCTAGTTTTTTATAAAGACTTAACTAACCCCAATACTGAAGTCGTAGAACTAATTGATCAATTTGAAGCAGATTATAGTTTCATTGATAATGATGAGAGTGTTTTCTACTTCCGTACTGACTTGGATGCACCACGGGGTAGAGTAATTGCTATTGATATAGCTAATCCGGCTAAAGAAATATGGCGAGAAATTATCCCCCAAGCTGAAGCAACTTTAGAAAGTGTCAATATCTTAAATAATCAGTTTATTGCAGGTTATTTAGAAGATGCCCGATCGCAAGTGAAAATTTTTGACCTCAACGGTACATTAGTTCGGAATGTAGAATTACCAGGATTGGGTGCTGTAGATGGCTTTGGTGGTAAGCGTGGCGATACAGAGACTTTTTACAAATTCACGAGTTTTACTACACCAGGAACTATTTACCGATATAACTTAGTAACAGGCAAAAGCGAGGTTTTTAGAGAAACAAATGTAGATTTTAATCCTGATAATTACGAAACTAAACAAGTTTTTTATCAAAGTCAAGATGGTACACAAGTACCCATGTTTATTACTCATAAGAAAGGCATTCAATTAGATGGGAATAACCCCACTTATCTTTATGCCTACGGTGGTTTTAATGTCTCACTCACGCCCAATTTTTCTGTAAGTATGTTGGTATGGATGGAAATGGGTGGTGTTTATGCCATGCCAAATATACGCGGTGGCGGAGAGTATGGCGAAGAATGGCATCAAGCAGGGATGAAGGATAAAAAGCAAAACGTTTTTGATGACTTTATTGCTGCTGCTGAGTGGTTGATGGCAAATAATTATACAAAACCGGAAAAACTAGCGATCGCTGGTGGTAGTAATGGTGGTTTATTAGTGGGTGCTTGCATGACTCAGCGTCCTGAGTTATTCGGTGCAGCTTTACCAGCCGTTGGTGTGATGGATATGTTACGGTTTCACAAATTTACCATTGGTTGGGCTTGGACTGCTGAATATGGTTCCCCAGATAACCCACAAGAGTTTCCTGCAATCTACGCTTATTCGCCACTGCATAATCTCAAATCAGGTACAGCATACCCCGCAACCTTGATTACCACCGCCGATCACGACGATCGCGTTGTCCCCGCCCACAGCTTCAAATTTGCCGCAGCTTTGCAAACTGCTCACAATGGTAATGCACCTGTATTAATTAGAATTGAAACTAAAGCTGGACATGGTGCAGGTAAACCTACGGCAAAGATTATCGAAGAAGCCGCAGATAAATGGGCATTTTTAGTGCGGGCTTTAGCTGTTGAGGTTTAG
- a CDS encoding IS630-like element ISAva6 family transposase — protein MVRPRIKLTEHLSTEEIEQSYRRCEDAQEKTRWLVIKLLNQQPQLSAQKVAEIVGFSGDWVRKIVRRYNKLGANGIINQQKLKPGGKKLALTNEQQQWLRQRLASPPEDGGLWSAPKVGELIRVQFGITLHVTTAWDYLKRLGFSLQQPRPLHTEAATFVQRQMFKTELTEFVRLLRFLHPHKSVEVWAEDEARLGLKPIVRRVWTPVGHRPNAVHRTRYQWLYTYGFVHPATGESFFLILPRVNIAVMQMALDAFAAEVNPHHHKIIVLLVDQAGWHTSKQLMLPAGIILFPLPAYTPQLQPTECVWSLLREAVANQMFSTLDELETVLISRCQWLMSHPQIVHGKVGFDWICQI, from the coding sequence ATGGTACGTCCCAGGATAAAACTAACAGAGCATCTATCAACAGAAGAAATAGAACAAAGTTATCGCCGATGTGAAGATGCACAAGAGAAAACCCGATGGTTAGTGATTAAATTGCTCAATCAACAACCACAGTTGTCAGCGCAAAAGGTAGCAGAGATTGTGGGATTCTCAGGGGACTGGGTGAGAAAAATCGTGCGGCGATACAACAAGCTAGGAGCAAACGGAATCATCAATCAACAGAAACTGAAACCAGGAGGAAAAAAACTTGCACTCACAAACGAGCAACAACAGTGGTTGCGCCAAAGGTTAGCTTCACCACCAGAAGATGGGGGGTTATGGAGTGCGCCAAAAGTAGGGGAATTGATCCGAGTACAGTTTGGAATTACACTCCATGTCACTACAGCTTGGGATTACCTCAAAAGGCTAGGATTTAGTCTGCAACAACCACGACCTCTGCATACTGAGGCGGCAACTTTTGTTCAAAGACAGATGTTTAAAACTGAGTTAACGGAGTTTGTGCGATTGTTACGTTTCCTCCATCCGCACAAATCAGTTGAAGTTTGGGCAGAAGATGAAGCTCGATTAGGCCTCAAACCCATCGTCCGTCGAGTTTGGACACCAGTAGGTCATCGTCCCAATGCTGTGCATCGCACTCGTTACCAATGGCTTTATACTTATGGATTTGTCCATCCAGCTACTGGCGAGAGTTTTTTCTTGATTTTACCCAGAGTCAACATTGCTGTCATGCAAATGGCTTTAGATGCTTTTGCCGCTGAAGTCAATCCTCATCATCACAAAATCATTGTTTTGCTTGTTGATCAAGCTGGTTGGCATACCAGTAAACAATTAATGTTGCCAGCTGGTATCATTCTGTTTCCTCTGCCTGCTTATACACCTCAACTCCAACCGACTGAGTGTGTTTGGTCGCTTCTACGTGAAGCTGTTGCTAATCAGATGTTTTCTACTCTCGATGAACTAGAAACTGTGTTAATTTCTCGTTGTCAATGGTTAATGTCTCACCCTCAAATTGTTCATGGCAAGGTTGGGTTTGATTGGATTTGCCAAATTTGA
- a CDS encoding ABC transporter ATP-binding protein, translating into MSLDKSRVILEAKSLTRRFGGLIAVNNVSFTVNHYEIFGLIGPNGAGKTTLFNLITALIPPSSGELIYQNKAIAQLGPHEIASLGIARTFQNIRLFGELSALENVIIARHLHTKSTIFTGVLGLPPAPKEEARSREKALELLEMVGLSDRAQEKARNFAYGDQRRLEIARALALEPQILLLDEPAAGMNPSEKQQLSEFIREIRDRFNLTIILIEHHVPLVMGLCDRIAVLDFGQLIALGEPSVVRNDPAVIEAYLGNE; encoded by the coding sequence ATGAGCCTAGATAAAAGTAGAGTTATATTAGAAGCAAAGTCACTCACCCGCCGCTTTGGTGGTTTAATAGCGGTAAATAATGTATCTTTTACTGTTAATCACTATGAAATTTTTGGTTTAATAGGCCCTAATGGCGCAGGTAAAACTACACTGTTTAATTTAATTACAGCTTTAATCCCACCTTCCAGTGGCGAGCTAATATATCAAAATAAAGCAATTGCTCAACTAGGTCCTCATGAAATTGCTAGTTTGGGGATTGCGCGGACATTCCAAAATATTCGCTTATTTGGGGAATTATCGGCACTAGAAAACGTGATAATTGCCCGTCATTTACATACTAAAAGTACTATATTTACAGGTGTTCTAGGATTACCACCAGCACCTAAAGAAGAAGCTCGCAGTAGAGAGAAAGCTTTAGAATTATTAGAGATGGTGGGACTGAGCGATCGCGCCCAAGAAAAAGCCCGAAATTTTGCTTATGGTGATCAACGGCGCTTAGAAATTGCCCGCGCTTTAGCCTTAGAACCGCAAATATTACTACTCGATGAACCTGCGGCAGGTATGAATCCCAGTGAGAAACAGCAATTGAGTGAATTTATTCGGGAAATACGCGATCGCTTCAATTTAACTATTATTTTGATTGAGCATCACGTACCTTTAGTTATGGGCTTGTGTGACAGAATTGCTGTATTAGATTTTGGGCAATTAATTGCTTTAGGTGAACCATCTGTAGTCAGGAATGATCCGGCCGTAATTGAGGCTTATTTGGGCAATGAATAA
- the dapB gene encoding 4-hydroxy-tetrahydrodipicolinate reductase — MTNQAPIPVIVNGAAGKMGREVVKAIAQAPDLNLLGAIDSSPEHQGKDAGELAGLSEPLEVPITNQLEPMLGYVAGERQGPPGVIVDFTHPDSVYDNVRSAIAYGIRPVVGTTGLSPAQIQNLADFAEKASTGCLIIPNFSIGMVLLQQAAVTASQYFDHVEIIELHHNQKADAPSGTAIQTAELLAELGKTFNSAIVEETEKIPGARGSLAGEGIRIHSVRLPGLIAHQEVIFGAPGQIYTLRHDTSDRACYMPGVLLAIRKVLQLKSLVYGLEKIL, encoded by the coding sequence ATGACAAATCAAGCTCCTATCCCAGTTATTGTCAATGGTGCTGCTGGCAAAATGGGACGTGAAGTAGTGAAAGCGATAGCCCAAGCACCAGACTTAAATTTATTGGGTGCAATTGACAGCAGTCCAGAACATCAAGGTAAAGATGCTGGAGAATTAGCGGGTTTAAGTGAACCTCTAGAAGTTCCCATTACAAACCAACTAGAACCAATGCTGGGTTATGTTGCAGGAGAAAGACAAGGGCCGCCAGGGGTTATAGTAGACTTTACCCATCCTGACTCAGTTTATGATAATGTACGCAGTGCGATCGCCTATGGCATTCGTCCCGTTGTAGGTACAACAGGATTAAGCCCAGCACAAATCCAAAATTTAGCTGATTTTGCCGAAAAAGCCAGCACTGGCTGTCTGATTATTCCTAACTTCTCCATAGGTATGGTGTTGTTACAACAAGCAGCCGTCACCGCATCACAATATTTTGACCACGTAGAAATTATTGAACTGCACCACAATCAAAAAGCCGACGCACCCAGTGGTACAGCCATTCAGACAGCCGAGTTACTAGCAGAATTAGGTAAAACATTTAACTCTGCTATTGTGGAAGAGACGGAAAAAATACCCGGAGCTAGAGGTAGTTTAGCTGGGGAAGGAATTAGAATTCATAGCGTCCGCCTACCGGGACTCATAGCCCATCAAGAAGTGATTTTTGGCGCACCAGGACAAATTTATACATTACGCCATGATACAAGCGATCGCGCCTGCTATATGCCAGGAGTCTTACTTGCGATTCGCAAAGTCTTACAGCTAAAGTCGTTAGTATATGGTTTAGAAAAGATCCTTTAA
- a CDS encoding DUF4351 domain-containing protein, whose translation MARLGLIGFAKFDLSYSINTSFPNLVLETPLVQQIMRWDMAILRESPWYQEILAEGEQRGLQQGLQQGMQRQLIRLLQRRFGEVPQELAARLEGETVERLENLMDSAIAVSSLAEFQQTYSLPK comes from the coding sequence ATGGCAAGGTTGGGTTTGATTGGATTTGCCAAATTTGACCTCAGTTATTCAATTAATACTTCCTTTCCCAATTTAGTATTAGAGACTCCTTTAGTGCAGCAAATCATGAGGTGGGATATGGCAATATTGCGAGAATCGCCTTGGTATCAAGAAATCCTTGCTGAAGGTGAGCAACGTGGGCTACAGCAGGGATTGCAGCAGGGTATGCAACGTCAGTTAATCCGGCTGTTACAACGGCGTTTTGGTGAAGTTCCTCAAGAGTTAGCAGCAAGGCTAGAAGGGGAGACTGTAGAGCGATTAGAGAACCTCATGGATAGTGCGATCGCTGTTAGTTCATTAGCAGAATTTCAGCAGACTTATTCATTGCCCAAATAA
- a CDS encoding NIL domain-containing protein yields the protein MAALNQFQFNFPTKLSLVPSIHEKKQVTQIRVRIYIPKNYLQEPVISQLISMYGLVVNITKALLGVNTGGAGYFDLTLRGTIKQISSGLAYLEALDIKIEGRANVEGDSWYY from the coding sequence ATGGCTGCATTAAATCAATTTCAATTTAACTTTCCTACGAAATTATCTCTTGTTCCTTCAATACATGAAAAAAAACAAGTTACACAAATTCGTGTACGCATATATATTCCCAAAAATTATCTTCAAGAACCTGTAATTTCACAACTAATTTCTATGTATGGTTTGGTTGTTAACATCACCAAAGCCTTACTAGGAGTTAATACAGGTGGTGCAGGATATTTTGATCTAACCCTCCGGGGAACAATCAAGCAAATATCTAGTGGGCTTGCTTATCTAGAAGCCCTAGATATTAAAATTGAGGGCAGAGCGAATGTAGAAGGTGATAGTTGGTATTACTAA
- a CDS encoding ABC transporter substrate-binding protein, with protein MKITFAYTTALFSACTFFLAACSGTNTDTNSTNNSPNNTTNTTTNVTTTSDKNTIPIGIALAQTSNVALLGQEQVAGAKIAEKYFNDKGGVNGTPIKLIFQDTAGDEAGTINAFQTLINKDKVVGIVGPTLSQQAFSANPIAERAKVPVVGPSNTAKGIPEIGDYVARVSAPVSVVAPNSVKAALKQNPNIKKVAVFFAQNDAFSKSETEIFQQTVKDQGLELVTVQKFQTTDTDFQSQATNAINLKPDLVIISGLAADGGNLVRQLRELGYQGAIIGGNGLNTSNVFAVCKALCDGVLIAQAYSPEYTGEINKAFRQAYVDQYKKEPPQFSAQAFAAVQVYVESLKALDTKNKVSKIQLPELRTELNKQLLTGKYNTPLGEISFTPIGEVVQKDFYVAQIKMEKDGSQGKFTFLK; from the coding sequence ATGAAAATAACTTTTGCGTATACCACAGCATTATTCTCTGCTTGTACTTTTTTTCTGGCAGCTTGTAGTGGTACTAACACAGACACAAATTCGACCAACAATTCTCCAAATAACACAACTAATACTACAACAAACGTTACTACAACAAGCGATAAAAATACTATTCCTATTGGCATCGCCCTAGCACAAACTAGTAATGTAGCTCTACTTGGTCAAGAACAAGTCGCTGGAGCTAAAATTGCTGAAAAGTATTTCAATGATAAAGGTGGAGTCAACGGTACTCCAATTAAACTAATTTTTCAAGATACGGCTGGTGACGAAGCTGGAACAATTAATGCTTTTCAAACTCTTATCAATAAAGATAAAGTCGTAGGTATTGTAGGTCCTACATTATCCCAACAAGCCTTTAGTGCTAATCCCATTGCTGAAAGAGCAAAAGTTCCAGTGGTTGGACCATCAAATACAGCAAAAGGTATACCAGAAATTGGTGATTATGTGGCGCGCGTTTCTGCACCCGTTTCTGTAGTTGCCCCTAATTCAGTCAAAGCTGCACTTAAGCAAAATCCCAACATTAAAAAAGTCGCGGTTTTCTTTGCTCAAAATGATGCCTTTAGCAAATCAGAAACAGAGATTTTTCAACAAACTGTTAAGGATCAAGGACTAGAATTAGTAACAGTACAAAAGTTCCAAACTACTGATACTGACTTTCAATCTCAGGCGACTAATGCAATTAATTTAAAACCTGATTTAGTGATTATTTCTGGACTAGCAGCCGATGGTGGAAACTTAGTTAGACAGTTGCGTGAACTTGGTTATCAAGGTGCGATTATTGGCGGTAATGGTTTAAATACATCAAATGTTTTCGCAGTTTGTAAAGCACTTTGTGACGGTGTATTAATAGCTCAAGCTTACAGTCCAGAATATACTGGTGAAATTAATAAGGCATTTCGTCAAGCCTACGTTGATCAATATAAGAAAGAACCGCCCCAATTTAGCGCTCAAGCCTTTGCCGCAGTACAAGTATATGTAGAATCTCTCAAAGCATTAGATACCAAGAATAAAGTTAGTAAAATACAGTTACCGGAATTACGTACAGAACTGAACAAACAGCTACTAACAGGTAAATACAATACACCATTAGGAGAAATTAGTTTTACACCAATCGGTGAAGTTGTACAAAAAGATTTTTATGTAGCTCAAATTAAAATGGAAAAGGATGGTAGTCAAGGTAAGTTTACATTCTTGAAATAG
- a CDS encoding Uma2 family endonuclease, protein MTAIAGQKLTFDQFLDKCPEEGFYELVNGEIIEVRSTRNHDDVANYLLFAFNDEIRRLNLNYIVNNTAVFRTKTADGIEQGRKPDVSVIDRDLWRSNRSAYSALEQPIQLAVEVTSTNWEDDYIDKLDEYQRLGIQEYWIVDYLAIGDRKYLGTPKEPTVFVFLLNTNGNYERTSFKGSERIISVTFPELTLTAEQILTA, encoded by the coding sequence ATGACAGCAATCGCAGGACAAAAATTAACCTTTGATCAATTTCTCGATAAATGTCCAGAGGAAGGTTTTTATGAGCTTGTAAATGGAGAAATTATAGAAGTGCGTTCAACTAGAAATCATGATGATGTTGCTAATTATTTATTGTTTGCTTTTAATGATGAAATTAGGCGATTAAATTTAAATTACATAGTCAACAATACAGCAGTTTTTAGAACTAAAACTGCTGATGGCATAGAACAAGGGCGCAAACCAGATGTTAGTGTAATTGATAGGGACTTATGGCGGTCAAATCGTTCAGCCTATTCTGCACTTGAGCAACCAATTCAATTGGCTGTAGAGGTAACATCAACTAATTGGGAAGATGACTATATTGATAAGTTAGATGAATATCAAAGATTAGGTATTCAAGAATATTGGATTGTCGATTATTTAGCAATTGGAGACAGAAAATATTTAGGAACACCAAAAGAGCCGACTGTATTTGTTTTTCTATTAAATACTAATGGCAACTATGAGCGCACATCTTTTAAAGGTTCTGAGCGTATCATATCAGTCACCTTTCCTGAACTAACATTAACCGCAGAGCAAATATTAACCGCTTAA
- a CDS encoding ABC transporter ATP-binding protein, whose amino-acid sequence MNADESRYKNGHDFKILEIQELDVNYGGIQALKKINLTIQKGEVVTLIGANGAGKSTTLRAISKIVTPKNGQIIYSGRNITRRLPHEVVKFGIAHCPEGRRVLAKQTVLDNLLLGAYIRFNQTEIKADIKQQFELFPRLAQRQNQLAGTLSGGEQQMLAIARALMSRPQLLLLDEPSLGLAPAIVKEIFSIIENLRATGVTILLVEQNANLALQIADRGYVLEAGSITLSGAASNLINDERVKKAYLG is encoded by the coding sequence ATGAACGCAGATGAAAGCCGATATAAAAATGGACACGATTTTAAAATTTTAGAAATTCAGGAACTTGATGTTAACTATGGCGGTATTCAAGCTCTGAAAAAGATTAATTTAACTATTCAAAAAGGTGAGGTTGTTACATTAATTGGTGCGAATGGTGCAGGTAAAAGTACAACATTAAGGGCGATATCGAAGATAGTTACTCCTAAAAATGGGCAAATTATTTATAGTGGACGTAATATTACACGCCGTCTACCCCATGAAGTTGTGAAGTTTGGTATTGCCCATTGTCCAGAAGGGCGGAGGGTATTGGCAAAGCAAACTGTTTTAGATAATTTACTCTTGGGTGCATATATTCGCTTCAATCAAACAGAGATTAAAGCCGATATTAAACAACAATTTGAATTGTTCCCCAGGCTAGCACAACGACAAAATCAACTAGCGGGAACTCTCAGTGGAGGAGAACAGCAAATGTTGGCGATCGCTCGTGCTTTAATGAGTAGACCACAACTTTTACTTTTAGATGAGCCTAGCTTGGGTTTAGCACCTGCGATAGTTAAGGAAATATTCTCGATTATTGAAAATCTGCGTGCCACTGGTGTGACTATTTTACTTGTGGAACAGAACGCCAATTTAGCTCTACAAATCGCTGATAGAGGATATGTTTTAGAAGCTGGCTCTATTACCTTATCAGGTGCGGCATCCAACTTAATTAATGATGAGCGCGTGAAAAAAGCCTACTTGGGTTAA
- a CDS encoding Crp/Fnr family transcriptional regulator yields MAVTLYSSIATPHNKNTHHYFTRRTFLPDQQNSLWKIEAGFVRTFTYLENGTTVALGLWGPGDILGRALSKLEPYQMECLTKVEATIVPIEEWKNPTDTLLAHIQQAEELMVIRSYKKVDTMLIKLLAWLSKKFGSEVDKGRLIDMRLTHEDLAEMLGSTRVTITRILGQFEEEGLINRLSLHRIVLKEEDIWYYEI; encoded by the coding sequence ATGGCGGTAACTCTATACTCAAGCATTGCAACCCCCCACAATAAGAATACTCACCACTATTTTACAAGGCGGACATTTTTACCAGACCAGCAAAATAGTTTATGGAAAATAGAAGCTGGTTTCGTGAGAACTTTTACCTATTTAGAAAATGGAACAACCGTTGCTTTAGGGTTATGGGGCCCTGGAGATATTCTGGGTAGAGCTTTGTCAAAATTAGAACCGTATCAAATGGAATGTTTGACGAAAGTCGAAGCGACAATTGTGCCTATTGAAGAATGGAAAAACCCTACTGATACTCTGCTGGCACACATTCAGCAAGCAGAAGAATTAATGGTAATTCGTAGCTACAAAAAAGTAGATACCATGCTAATTAAACTATTAGCATGGTTATCCAAAAAGTTTGGTTCAGAAGTAGATAAAGGACGTTTAATTGATATGCGTCTGACCCATGAAGATTTAGCGGAAATGCTTGGTTCTACAAGAGTAACAATTACTCGCATCCTTGGGCAATTTGAGGAAGAGGGTCTGATCAATAGGTTATCCCTACATCGCATAGTCCTGAAGGAAGAAGATATTTGGTACTATGAGATTTAA
- a CDS encoding branched-chain amino acid ABC transporter permease yields MDISVFLQQLLNGLSIGSVYAIFALGYTLVYSILGIINLAHGAIFTLGAYFTYALMGGTFGFNGLLANATLPIQLPFAVALIIGSSLAGLVGVAMERIAFQPLRKKGSDTLLTVVSSLGVAVVIVNIIQYLVGAESYTFPANTFGNLPPAFNFGTLEKPIPIRSVQVVIFTVSVVIVAILTYFINCTKYGKAIQAIAEDATTASLLGINSDRFIVLTFFISSFLAGLAGTLVASSVSIAGPYFGIGFGLRGLAVIVLGGLGSIPGAVLGGLLIGVVEALVPSDYSGYKDAVAFGILFIMLLVRPQGLLGRRFIQKV; encoded by the coding sequence ATGGATATTAGTGTATTTTTACAACAGCTATTGAATGGGTTATCTATTGGCAGCGTTTATGCAATCTTTGCCTTAGGTTATACATTGGTTTATTCCATTTTGGGAATTATTAACTTAGCGCATGGGGCAATTTTTACGCTGGGGGCATATTTCACTTATGCTCTTATGGGTGGTACGTTTGGGTTTAATGGTTTGCTGGCTAACGCTACTCTGCCGATACAATTACCATTTGCTGTGGCATTGATTATTGGCAGTAGTTTAGCCGGGTTAGTAGGGGTGGCAATGGAAAGAATCGCTTTTCAACCTTTGCGAAAAAAAGGATCTGACACCTTACTAACAGTGGTTTCCAGCTTAGGGGTAGCAGTTGTAATTGTGAACATAATTCAATATTTAGTAGGTGCAGAAAGTTATACATTTCCGGCAAATACTTTTGGTAATTTACCCCCAGCCTTTAACTTTGGAACTTTGGAAAAGCCGATACCTATTCGTAGCGTACAGGTGGTAATTTTCACTGTATCTGTTGTAATTGTGGCTATTCTTACTTACTTTATTAATTGTACTAAATACGGTAAAGCAATTCAGGCGATCGCCGAAGATGCCACTACTGCCAGTTTATTAGGTATCAATAGCGATCGCTTTATTGTCTTAACTTTTTTTATCAGCAGTTTTCTTGCTGGCTTGGCGGGAACTCTAGTCGCCTCTAGTGTGAGCATTGCAGGCCCTTATTTTGGTATTGGCTTTGGGTTGAGGGGTTTAGCGGTGATTGTCCTTGGTGGCTTAGGTAGCATTCCTGGCGCAGTTTTGGGAGGTTTACTGATTGGCGTAGTTGAGGCGCTGGTTCCCTCTGATTACTCTGGTTATAAAGACGCTGTAGCTTTCGGCATTTTGTTTATCATGCTATTAGTTAGACCCCAAGGATTATTAGGCCGTCGGTTTATTCAGAAAGTCTGA